The genomic DNA TTGGGATGCGCTTGCCGCTCACCTGGCCACCTGCGTCGTGCAGGGTTGAAGCTGTCTAAACAGCCGATTTAGCGATTAAGGAGTATTGGGGTGTCGAGTACCGAAGACGAACAGTTGGCGGATTTGAAGGACTGGTGGACACGCAACGGCAAACCTCTGGTCACTGGCGGCCTGTTGGCGCTGGTCATCGTGTTCGGCTGGCAGGCTTATCACAAGTATCAGAGCAACCAGTCGCAAGGCGCCTCGGTGCTTTACCAGCAACTGCTGGAAACCACGCTGACGCCTGACGGCAAGCCTGATGCTGCCCGCGTTGCGGACCTGGCCGGCAAGCTCAACAGCGAATTCGGCGGCACTGCCTACGCGCAGTACGGCAGCCTGTTCGTGGCCAAGGTTGCAGTCGACAGCGGCAAGCTGGATGACGCCGCAACCGAGCTTAAAGCCATCGTCGACAAACCGGCCAACCCGGCGCTGGGCGAAATCGCCCGTCAGCGCCTGGCGCAGGTGCTGGGCGCGCAGGACAAGGCTGAAGACGCTTTGAAACTGCTCGACGGCGACGCTGACAAAGCGTTCCTGGCCACCCGCGAAGAACTCAAGGGCGACCTGCTGGTGCGGCTGGGTCGTACCGACGACGCGAACAAGGCGTATCAAAAAGCCAAGGCGGCACTGTCGGATGAAGCGGCGGTCGGTGGCCTTCAAATCAAGCTCGACGACCTGGCCAAAGGGGATGCGTGACGTGATCCGTTGGAAGCATGCAGCATTGCTGGCTCTGGCCATTTTGGCCGCGGGTTGCAGCAGCAACAGCAAAAAAGAATTGCCACCGGCTGAACTGACCGACTTCAAAGAAGAAGTGGTTCTGCAAAAGCAGTGGAGTCGTTCGATCGGTGACGGTCAGGGCGAAACCTACAACATGCTGGTACCGGCGATCGACGGTGACACCATCTACGCCGCCGATGTAACCGGCGTGGTGATGGCCATGGATCGCGGCAATGGCGACGTGAAGTGGAAACAGGATCTTGATTTGCCTGTCTCCGGCGCCGTTGGCGTGGGTTACGGTCTGGTGCTGATCGGTACGTTGCGTGGCGAAGTTGTCGCTCTGGACACCAGCAATGGTGAAGAGAAGTGGCGCGCTCGCGTCAACAGCGAAGTTCTCGCGCCACCGGCCAACAACGGTGACGTGGTAGTGGTGCAGACCCAGGACGATCGTCTGATCGGTCTGGATGCATCCACCGGTACGCAACGCTGGGTGTACGACAGCACGCCGGCCGTTCTGACCCTGCGTGGCACCAGTGCACCGCTGGTGACCAACCGTCTCGCGGTAGCGGGTCTGTCGACGGGTAAAGTGGTCGCTCTGGATATTTCCAACGGCGTGCCGGTCTGGGAACAACGGATCGCGATTCCACAAGGTCGTTCGGAACTGGAGCGCGTGGTCGACATCGACGGTGGCCTGCTGCTGTCCGGCGGTACGCTGTACGTTGCCAGCTATCAGGGTCGCGTTGCGGCACTGGATCTGGAAAGCGGCCGTCAACTCTGGCAGCGCGATGCGTCGAGCTACGCCGGTATCGCCCAAGGTTTCGGCAGTGTTTACGTGAGCCTGTCTTCGGGCACCGTTGAAGGCGTCGACGAACGTTCCACCACAGCATTGTGGAGCAACGACTCGCTGGCCCGTCGTCAACTGTCGGCTCCGGAAGTGTTCTCCAGCTATGTGGCAGTGGGTGACCTGGAAGGTTATCTGCACCTGTTGAGTCAGGTTGACGGTCGTTTCGTCGGCCGTGAGCGCATCGACAGCGACGGCCTGCGTGCCCGTCCGCTGGTGGTGGGTGACACGATTTATGTGTATGGCAACAGCGGCAAACTGGAAGCCCTGACCATCAAGTAACAACTATGCTTGGGGATAACACCCCAGGCAGCTTCACTTGTGGGAGTGAACCTGTTCGCCCCCACAGTGTTGCCCCGAGCACCAGCCGCTGCCACGCAGCGGCTTTTGTATTTTCTGAAATAACGAAGTGGAGAGCCGCATGGTTCCCGTAATCGCCCTGGTGGGCCGACCGAACGTCGGCAAATCCACCTTGTTCAACCGCCTGACCAGGACTCGCGACGCCATCGTCGGCGACTTGTCCGGTCTGACCCGTGATCGCCAGTACGGTGAGGCCAAGTGGCAAGGGCGTTCCTACATTCTGGTCGACACCGGTGGTATCTCCGGTGACGAGCACGGTATGGACGAAAAAATGGCCGAGCAGTCGCTGCTGGCCATTGAAGAAGCAGATGTTGTGCTGTTCCTGGTAGATGCCAAGGCCGGTTTTACCGCCGCCGACCAGATGATCGCCGAACACTTGCGCAAACGTAACAAGCGCTCCTATGTGGTTGCCAACAAGGTCGACAACATCGACCCGGAAATGGCCCGCGCTGAGTTTGCTCCGTTAGGCATGGGCCACGCGATTCCGATCGCCGGTGCTCACGGCCGTGGCATCACTCAGATGCTGGAAATCGCCTTGGGTGATTTCCCGAGAGACGCAGAAGAGCCGGAAGACGGCGAAGAAGAAGTCGTTGCCGAAGGTGAGGAAGCCAAGCGCATT from Pseudomonas baetica includes the following:
- the bamB gene encoding outer membrane protein assembly factor BamB, whose product is MRDVIRWKHAALLALAILAAGCSSNSKKELPPAELTDFKEEVVLQKQWSRSIGDGQGETYNMLVPAIDGDTIYAADVTGVVMAMDRGNGDVKWKQDLDLPVSGAVGVGYGLVLIGTLRGEVVALDTSNGEEKWRARVNSEVLAPPANNGDVVVVQTQDDRLIGLDASTGTQRWVYDSTPAVLTLRGTSAPLVTNRLAVAGLSTGKVVALDISNGVPVWEQRIAIPQGRSELERVVDIDGGLLLSGGTLYVASYQGRVAALDLESGRQLWQRDASSYAGIAQGFGSVYVSLSSGTVEGVDERSTTALWSNDSLARRQLSAPEVFSSYVAVGDLEGYLHLLSQVDGRFVGRERIDSDGLRARPLVVGDTIYVYGNSGKLEALTIK
- a CDS encoding tetratricopeptide repeat protein; its protein translation is MSSTEDEQLADLKDWWTRNGKPLVTGGLLALVIVFGWQAYHKYQSNQSQGASVLYQQLLETTLTPDGKPDAARVADLAGKLNSEFGGTAYAQYGSLFVAKVAVDSGKLDDAATELKAIVDKPANPALGEIARQRLAQVLGAQDKAEDALKLLDGDADKAFLATREELKGDLLVRLGRTDDANKAYQKAKAALSDEAAVGGLQIKLDDLAKGDA